CGAAGGCGTGGACACGCGCGCGCTGGTCATACGCCTGCGCGAGGCGGGAACGATGGCGTCGGTGCTCGCGCTCGGCGACGAGGCCATCAGGCATGCGCCCGCGGCGCTGCAACGCTATCTTTCCGCGCCACCGACGACGCCGCAGCTCGTCCGCGCCGTCGAGAGCGGCAGCCAGCTCGACCGCCACGGCGGCAAGGTGCGCGTCGCGCTGCTCGACTGCGGCGCTAAAGAGAACATCGCGGACTGCTTGGCGGCGGCAGGCGCGGAGGTCATCGAAGCGCCGTTCGATGCGTCGTTCGAGGACTTGCTCAAGTTGAAGCCGGACGGCTTGGTGGTGAGCAACGGTCCCGGTGATCCGGCCGAGCTGACCGGCGTC
This DNA window, taken from Candidatus Eremiobacteraceae bacterium, encodes the following:
- a CDS encoding carbamoyl-phosphate synthase domain-containing protein, producing MRRPALLLLADGAAYEGAAVGPDGTALGEAVFFTGVTGYEEALTDPSYAGQIIVFCYPLIGNYGVDPGVRQHATICCAGAVFKRLSKHPSHYRSSGRLDEWMAASGVRGIEGVDTRALVIRLREAGTMASVLALGDEAIRHAPAALQRYLSAPPTTPQLVRAVESGSQLDRHGGKVRVALLDCGAKENIADCLAAAGAEVIEAPFDASFEDLLKLKPDGLVVSNGPGDPAELTGV